The genomic window GAATATGTACACGCCCGCCAAACCTACGAAAAAGGGGATTATCAGCAAGCAATTACCGAACTTTCCCAATATATTTATAAAACCCAAAACATTAAACGCCGTGAAGCACGGGCATATCGATTATTGGGTAAAAGCTACGAGCAACTGGAGCAATTAGACAAAGCATTAGAAGTTTATTTGGAAGCATTGGAATTTCACCACAAGAACATCCCCCTTTTATTAGCCGCTGCCTCTCTTTATCAGCGCACCAAACTGACTGACAGGTCTATTGAAATGTACGACCGTGTTTTAGAGCAAGAGCCCGATAATCAAGAGGCTTTAGCAGGGCAAGCCGACAATTATATTGACATGGGTTTCTATTCAAAGGCACACGATTATTATGACCGGCTCTTTGCACTTAATCCGCAAACTCCTGCCGTTCATCGGGCACGTTATGCCTATGCTTTCCTCAGGCAACGGGATTACCCGAACGCTTTTATCCACATTACCATGGCCAAAACAGAAGAGCCCGCAGATGCCCGCTATTGGTT from Elusimicrobiaceae bacterium includes these protein-coding regions:
- a CDS encoding tetratricopeptide repeat protein encodes the protein MTLFARNCIVVICLFLAGASAGWAGLFSAPFKDRQEYVHARQTYEKGDYQQAITELSQYIYKTQNIKRREARAYRLLGKSYEQLEQLDKALEVYLEALEFHHKNIPLLLAAASLYQRTKLTDRSIEMYDRVLEQEPDNQEALAGQADNYIDMGFYSKAHDYYDRLFALNPQTPAVHRARYAYAFLRQRDYPNAFIHITMAKTEEPADARYWLLSAYAYKGLDKLDDALADLDIAIWLDPQQTELRAIKSMWLYQQKNNKASLQEARALLAEEPTNELALFMIYLNLKDSKPKQARQALQKIKDFNTDSFAHRVAEKLLQK